The DNA region ATGTTCAGCGTGGAGCAATACCACAACAGTATGCTGGCCGAATTCGGCGACACCCATCTGGTTATTGATTTTCCTGAATCCAATGCAAAAGCATTAAAGGAATATGGCTTTTCTATGACGGAAATCCACAATGTGTTTATTACCCATCTGCATGAAGATCATATTAACGGAGTACAGATGCTCGGATATTATTCACAGATTGTGGGCAATCGTAAGCCACGTCTTTTTATCCACGAAGAGTTGATTGATCCGTTATGGAATATTTTATCTCCAGGCATGCGCTATACCACAGATGGGGAGCGCACGATGAGCGACTATTACGATATCGTACCTTTACCGGATGGAGGCACATTTGAACTGGGGGGCGTGACGTTTGAAACTTTTCGAACACAGCATGTGCCGGGCATGGTCAGCAATGGCCTTCTTGCAAAACCCTACTTCTACTATAGTGCGGACAGCACACTGGATCAGGAACGGGTGGAACAGAATGCCGCTGACGTGCAGCTCATTTTCCATGAATGTCATATGCATGATCTGGTGATCAAATCCCATACTTCATTGAAGGATCTGCAGCAGCTGCCTGCCGAAGTGAGACAGAAAACCGTGCTGATGCACTATCACGATGAATACGCGGATGCTGACAAACGGACACAGTTCAACCAAGAGCATGATCTGCAAATGGTGGGCACGCTGGAATCGTTTGAACTGGATGTGTAAGTAAGTCAGTTAATTTAACGAAATATGGGGAACCGTTCCTAAAAACGAAGTTAACCCAAAGAGGGTATCT from Paenibacillus sp. JNUCC-31 includes:
- a CDS encoding MBL fold metallo-hydrolase, translating into MKITFLGTGDMFSVEQYHNSMLAEFGDTHLVIDFPESNAKALKEYGFSMTEIHNVFITHLHEDHINGVQMLGYYSQIVGNRKPRLFIHEELIDPLWNILSPGMRYTTDGERTMSDYYDIVPLPDGGTFELGGVTFETFRTQHVPGMVSNGLLAKPYFYYSADSTLDQERVEQNAADVQLIFHECHMHDLVIKSHTSLKDLQQLPAEVRQKTVLMHYHDEYADADKRTQFNQEHDLQMVGTLESFELDV